One stretch of Corynebacterium callunae DSM 20147 DNA includes these proteins:
- the pcaC gene encoding 4-carboxymuconolactone decarboxylase, producing the protein MDRFEAGMKNRRAVLGDAHVDKAVANTTEVTEKFQDFITRTAWGDIWERPGLDHTQRRLLTIAILTAVGNDGELDMHIRAALRAGVDQETIGEVILHTAVYAGVPNSNHGFKLLNKAVQELAE; encoded by the coding sequence ATGGATCGTTTTGAAGCGGGAATGAAGAATCGGCGTGCGGTTTTGGGTGATGCGCATGTAGATAAGGCGGTGGCAAATACCACTGAGGTGACGGAAAAGTTTCAGGACTTCATCACACGCACTGCCTGGGGGGATATCTGGGAACGGCCAGGATTGGATCACACTCAGCGCCGTTTGCTGACCATTGCCATTCTTACTGCGGTAGGAAATGATGGGGAACTGGATATGCATATTCGGGCAGCATTGCGCGCCGGGGTGGACCAGGAGACTATCGGCGAGGTCATCTTGCACACCGCAGTTTATGCGGGCGTACCTAACTCCAACCACGGATTTAAGCTGCTCAATAAGGCCGTGCAGGAGCTAGCTGAGTAA